Proteins from a genomic interval of Quercus robur chromosome 9, dhQueRobu3.1, whole genome shotgun sequence:
- the LOC126700766 gene encoding uncharacterized protein LOC126700766, giving the protein MRNQKFSRVSRNDIKEKRSEEKAVLVSVAGKCLPQSSSYRNNIANEPFVEESEEEPSEVQEDPEEEPSEVEEDPEEESSEEVGNKLEKEPSDDLEKDPEEDPIEELEEEASEVGLEQIEEPSECDAQSFFNHNNNWSEELVEDPLEASLSECLSGTDPNGSYKKKRSPDALTGESVSLQRYQSQKKYRQEESFKPESESWYAAHLHGHSGLAMTLDDKGSEQQERTGSSGKRRRSRWDKVENDQANKGKKTKWISDDSQLKQIGTLQLPYFRKELVAGSKLE; this is encoded by the coding sequence ATGAGGAACCAAAAGTTTTCACGAGTTTCAAGGAATgacatcaaagaaaaaagatcaGAGGAGAAAGCAGTTTTAGTGTCAGTAGCCGGTAAATGTCTTCCTCAGTCTTCTTCATACAGGAATAACATTGCTAATGAGCCATTTGTGGAGGAGTCCGAAGAGGAACCAAGTGAAGTACAGGAGGATCCGGAAGAGGAACCAAGTGAAGTAGAAGAGGATCCAGAAGAGGAATCAAGTGAGGAAGTAGGAAATAAGTTAGAAAAAGAACCAAGCGACGACTTGGAAAAGGATCCAGAAGAGGATCCAATTGAGGAACTGGAAGAGGAAGCAAGTGAGGTGGGGTTGGAACAAATTGAGGAGCCTTCAGAATGTGATGCTCAGTCCTTTTTTAACCACAACAACAATTGGAGTGAAGAACTAGTTGAGGATCCACTAGAAGCATCTCTATCTGAATGCCTCTCAGGCACTGATCCTAACGGTTCATACAAGAAGAAGAGATCACCGGATGCGTTAACTGGCGAGTCAGTTTCCTTGCAACGTTATCAGTCACAAAAGAAATATAGGCAAGAGGAATCCTTTAAACCAGAATCAGAATCTTGGTATGCTGCTCATCTCCATGGTCACTCTGGGCTTGCCATGACACTTGATGATAAAGGTTCTGAACAACAAGAACGTACAGGGAGTTCTGGAAAACGAAGACGTAGTAGATGGGACAAAGTAGAGAATGATCAGGCtaataaaggaaagaaaactAAATGGATTAGTGATGATTCGCAATTGAAACAGATAGGTACACTTCAGTTGCCTTATTTCCGGAAAGAGCTTGTTGCAGGATCAAAATTGGAGTAA